Genomic segment of Rhodococcus rhodochrous:
CTCCTGGCCCGGGAGGTGAACGAGGCACTCGAGCGGGGCGGCAACCTGATCGTGCCGTCGTTCGCGCTCGAACGCACCCAGGAGTTGTTGCTCGACATCGGATACCTGCTCGACGACGAGCGCATTCCGGAGGTGCCGGTCTTCGTCGACTCCCCGCTCGCGATCCGCGCGACCGACGTCTTCGCCGCATACGCCGGAGAACTCGAGGACCTCGACGGCCGGAACGTCTTCCGCCATCCGGGCATCCGGTACACCGCCGAGGCCGAGGAATCGATGCGGATCGACAGCTACCATCGCGCGATCATCATCGCGGCCTCCGGGATGTGCGAGGCGGGACGGGTTCGGCACCACCTGCGGAACAACCTCGCCCGCCCCGACTCGACGGTGCTCTTCGTCGGCTATCAGGCGCAGGGCACGCTCGGAAGGGTGATCCTCGAGGGTGCGCCGAAGGTCCGGATCTCGGGTGAGGACATCGATGTCCGGGCACGGATCCGGCGGATCGACAGCTACTCCGCGCACGCCGACCGCGGCGAGTTGGTGCAATGGGTCGGGCAACGCGCGCCGATCTCCGGTGCGGTCTTCCTCGACCACGGAGAACCCGATGCGCTCGCCGCCTTCACGGCATCGCTGCACGAACTCGATGCCGGACTGAACGTGGTCGTCCCGGAGATCGGCGCCCGATACCGGCTCGTGGCGGGCGGTCCGCCCGAGCACATCGCCACGGTCGCACCGCCGGCACCGGTGCGCGTCGGCCGTGATTGGCAGAACGAGTACGCCGAATTCGCCACCGGCCTGCGCGACCAGCTGCTCGAGATCGACGATCCGCGCACCCGGGAGCGCGCGATCGCCGCGATGCGGAGGGTGCTCGACGAATACCGCACGGGCGCCCCACCCCCGGAGGAGCACCGACGCCACTCGAGGCCGGGTCGGCGCAAGCCACCACCTCGCCGGAGGCGCCGATTCTGAGCCGCTCCCTTCATTCCCGCGAGAATCGTCTCGCGCGATATCCGTCCTCTCATTGTAGAGAATGGCATTTCCGTCTAACGTGATCCTCATGTTCGACCGCGGCGAGGGCCGCCGCATCGGCATCGGACAACGGAGGACGAACCATGACGACGAAGGCGCTCGCGCCCGACGTATCCACGTGGCCGGCAGAGAACCCGCAGCTCATCGGCAGCCGCTGCGACGACTGCTCCGCGACCACGTGGCCCACCCAGCCGCGCTGCCCCCGGTGCAGCGGGGCGAACATCTCGGAGCTGCTGCTGCCGCGTCGCGGCACGCTCGTGGCATGGACCACGCAGGGCTTCGTGCCGAAGCAGCCCTACGCGGGCAACGAGACGGCGGCGACCTTCACACCCTTCGCGTTCGGCCTCGTCCAGCTCGACGACGTGGTCCGCGTCGAGGCCCGCCTCGTGGAGAGCGACCCCGAGAAACTGCGCCCGGGCATGGAGGTCGAGCTCACCTTCGTCCCCTTCTACACCGACGAAGAGGGCACCGACATCGTCACGTGGGCCTTCGCGCCGATCTGATCCGTACACATCCCATCGAGGAGTTCCCGACATCATGAACGACGTTGCCATCATCGGGGTGGGTCTTCACCCGTTCGGTAGATTCGGCGCCAAGTCGGCCATCGAAATGGCCGCAGACGCAATCCAGCTCGCGCTCGAGGACTCGGGCGTTGCCTGGAAGGACATCCAGTTCGGCATCGGCGGCAGCTACGAGGTCGACAACACCGACGCCGTCACCCGCCTCGTCGGCCTGACCGGCATTCCCTTCACCAACGTGTTCAACGCGTGCGCGACGTCCGCCAGCGCGATCGAGCAGACCGCCGACGGGATCCGTTCCGGCAAGTACGACATCGGCATCGCTGTGGGCACCGACAAGCACCCCCGCGGCGCCTTCACCGCCGATCCCGCCATGCTCGGCCTGCCCGACTGGTACGCCGAGAACGGACAGTTCGTCACCACCAAATTCTTCGGCATGAAGGCGAACCGCTACGCCATCGACCACAACATCTCGCACGAGACTCTCGCGCGGGTCGCGGCGAAAAACTATCGCAACGGCGGCCTCAACCCGAAGGCCTTCCGCCGCACGGAGTTCAGCATCGAGGAGATCCTCTCGTCGCCGATGCTCAACTACCCGCTCACGGCGAAGATGTTCTGCGCGCCGGACGAGGGTGCCGCAGC
This window contains:
- a CDS encoding Zn-ribbon domain-containing OB-fold protein yields the protein MTTKALAPDVSTWPAENPQLIGSRCDDCSATTWPTQPRCPRCSGANISELLLPRRGTLVAWTTQGFVPKQPYAGNETAATFTPFAFGLVQLDDVVRVEARLVESDPEKLRPGMEVELTFVPFYTDEEGTDIVTWAFAPI
- a CDS encoding MBL fold metallo-hydrolase, translating into MPDNPELTFHGAARTVTGSCATIELGDARILVDCGMFQGSRSLEKLNVAEFAFAPESIDAVILTHAHIDHCGLLPKLVARGFEGHIFCTAPTAELLSFMLADSARIQEFEAQRRNRRRDRANRAKFHPIYTEEDARLAASRARPVPLEEWFEPAPGFRVRLWNAGHILGSASAEIEAGGVRMLFSGDLGPEQKAFHADPEGPTGLDYVVCESTYGDRSRPRLTIAERRDLLAREVNEALERGGNLIVPSFALERTQELLLDIGYLLDDERIPEVPVFVDSPLAIRATDVFAAYAGELEDLDGRNVFRHPGIRYTAEAEESMRIDSYHRAIIIAASGMCEAGRVRHHLRNNLARPDSTVLFVGYQAQGTLGRVILEGAPKVRISGEDIDVRARIRRIDSYSAHADRGELVQWVGQRAPISGAVFLDHGEPDALAAFTASLHELDAGLNVVVPEIGARYRLVAGGPPEHIATVAPPAPVRVGRDWQNEYAEFATGLRDQLLEIDDPRTRERAIAAMRRVLDEYRTGAPPPEEHRRHSRPGRRKPPPRRRRRF
- a CDS encoding thiolase family protein; the protein is MMNDVAIIGVGLHPFGRFGAKSAIEMAADAIQLALEDSGVAWKDIQFGIGGSYEVDNTDAVTRLVGLTGIPFTNVFNACATSASAIEQTADGIRSGKYDIGIAVGTDKHPRGAFTADPAMLGLPDWYAENGQFVTTKFFGMKANRYAIDHNISHETLARVAAKNYRNGGLNPKAFRRTEFSIEEILSSPMLNYPLTAKMFCAPDEGAAAVIMCRGDLVSKYTTNKPVYLRSTAIRTRTYGAYEVHATWASVEEDVSPTVYAAEAAYEAAGIGPEDVDVAQLQDTDAGAEVIHMAETGLCADGDQEKLIAEGATEIGGSLPVNTDGGLIANGEPIGASGIRQVHELVLQLRGRAGERQVPGEPKVGLAQVYGAPGTAAASILSL